Proteins encoded together in one Olsenella timonensis window:
- a CDS encoding BglG family transcription antiterminator — protein sequence MEWSRKGRTVNTRQRHELRLLAERGEFDLEKVAADFGVSVRSIRYDIDDLNVLLLDLSRDDAIVVRQKAAQLQRDVPRRKIMELSFARGRDYNVSPLSTQERVLLSVFTLCWLDDFITVQSLADDYQVSRVTVSRDLQKVREYCEAHGIAFEGNRGKGVRVVADEKTRRRVIAQVLRDYGTTVGLHSGLEVADYLKWFSEQELRSIEDIVREAEAQAGLYLDDVAFEAMVVHIALSIKRSETQMGMPAAPMAAGTLDVGSLQYQMADHIVRQVESVFGVSLPEAEHYYIEVHIGARSSEAAASSTRDAVIEFMCMSTIAEVSRELGVDLTHDTHLYDRLLRHVLGSVYRKQAGLLLENPLRDELLEGYAEHAAIVRRALDDNGLSQLMEMTDDEVTYVLLHFEAALVGDGSERMRHANVVVVCSTGVGTAELLAAELRRSFDVNIIANVPSHRARGLVGDVGIDLVVSTVELDVSVPCVVVRPIPREDDMDRIACALRELGFSGDVDLPPLRDLGAGARKVARILRHNPGRNQEAQLMSELRSLLEKRDWIGQERSYMLSELLEGGHVVLDAECETWQEAVRASGMPLVATGDITEEYIDAVIANIEEAGPYVVITKHVALPHATNRVGVNETAMSCVRLRTPVEFGSAENDPVKYEFMLATVDATSHLQALMSLVGLLRTQEFLDLLATATHGDEIVSYVREFENKTSEKNG from the coding sequence ATGGAGTGGAGCAGAAAGGGACGCACGGTGAACACACGACAGCGACATGAGCTGAGGCTGCTGGCGGAGCGCGGCGAGTTCGACCTCGAGAAGGTCGCCGCGGACTTCGGCGTGAGCGTGCGATCCATCCGCTACGACATCGACGACCTCAACGTCCTGCTCCTCGACCTGTCTCGTGATGATGCGATCGTGGTGCGCCAGAAGGCGGCGCAGCTGCAGAGGGACGTTCCGCGCCGCAAGATCATGGAGCTCAGCTTCGCGAGGGGGCGCGACTACAACGTGAGCCCGCTCAGTACGCAGGAGCGCGTCCTTCTCAGCGTCTTCACGCTCTGCTGGCTGGACGACTTCATCACGGTGCAGAGCCTTGCCGACGACTACCAGGTCAGCCGCGTCACGGTGAGCCGCGACCTCCAGAAGGTCAGGGAGTACTGCGAGGCGCACGGCATCGCGTTCGAGGGCAACCGCGGCAAGGGCGTGCGCGTCGTGGCGGACGAGAAGACCCGCCGCCGCGTCATCGCCCAGGTCCTGAGGGACTACGGGACCACGGTCGGCCTGCACTCCGGGCTCGAGGTCGCCGACTACCTCAAGTGGTTCTCCGAGCAGGAGCTCAGGAGCATCGAGGACATCGTGCGCGAGGCGGAGGCGCAGGCGGGCCTCTACCTTGACGACGTCGCCTTCGAGGCGATGGTCGTTCACATCGCGCTCTCGATCAAGCGCTCCGAGACGCAGATGGGCATGCCGGCAGCGCCGATGGCCGCGGGGACCCTGGACGTGGGGAGCCTGCAGTATCAGATGGCCGACCACATCGTCCGTCAGGTGGAGTCCGTCTTTGGCGTGAGCCTCCCGGAGGCGGAGCACTACTACATCGAGGTGCACATCGGGGCGCGCTCGAGCGAGGCGGCGGCGTCGAGCACCCGCGACGCGGTGATCGAGTTCATGTGCATGTCCACCATCGCCGAGGTCTCGCGCGAGCTGGGCGTGGACCTCACGCACGACACGCACCTCTACGACCGCCTGCTCAGGCACGTTCTGGGGAGCGTCTACCGCAAGCAGGCCGGGCTGCTCCTGGAGAACCCCCTCCGCGACGAGCTGCTCGAGGGCTACGCCGAGCACGCGGCGATCGTCCGGCGCGCCCTGGACGACAACGGGCTGTCCCAGCTCATGGAGATGACCGACGACGAGGTCACCTACGTGCTCCTCCACTTTGAGGCGGCGCTCGTGGGCGACGGCAGCGAGCGCATGCGCCACGCCAACGTCGTCGTGGTCTGCTCCACGGGCGTGGGCACCGCGGAGCTGCTCGCGGCGGAGCTCAGAAGGTCGTTCGACGTGAACATCATCGCCAACGTCCCCTCGCACCGGGCGCGGGGGCTCGTGGGGGACGTCGGGATCGACCTCGTGGTCTCGACGGTCGAGCTGGACGTGAGCGTCCCCTGCGTCGTCGTCCGCCCCATCCCGCGCGAGGACGACATGGACAGGATTGCCTGCGCCCTGCGCGAGCTGGGCTTCTCGGGCGACGTGGACCTGCCGCCGCTCCGGGACCTGGGGGCCGGGGCGCGAAAGGTGGCCAGGATTCTGCGGCACAACCCCGGACGGAACCAAGAGGCGCAGCTCATGAGCGAGCTGAGAAGCCTGCTGGAGAAGAGGGATTGGATCGGTCAGGAAAGGAGCTACATGCTGAGCGAGCTGCTCGAGGGGGGCCACGTCGTGCTCGACGCCGAGTGCGAGACGTGGCAGGAGGCCGTCCGGGCCTCCGGGATGCCCCTCGTCGCCACGGGCGACATCACCGAGGAGTACATCGACGCCGTCATAGCCAACATCGAGGAAGCCGGCCCCTACGTGGTCATCACCAAGCACGTCGCCCTTCCCCACGCCACCAACCGCGTCGGCGTGAACGAGACGGCCATGTCGTGCGTGCGCCTGCGCACGCCCGTCGAGTTTGGCAGCGCCGAGAACGACCCCGTCAAGTACGAGTTCATGCTCGCCACGGTGGATGCGACCTCGCACCTCCAGGCGCTCATGAGCCTCGTCGGCCTGTTGCGCACACAGGAGTTTCTCGACCTGCTCGCCACGGCGACGCACGGCGACGAGATCGTCTCCTACGTGAGGGAGTTCGAGAACAAGACCAGCGAGAAGAACGGATAG
- a CDS encoding PTS sugar transporter subunit IIB, giving the protein MRHKKALVMCRTGMGSSMMLKIATEGVIEKNGWPMDVEHDALSGYMGQTNVDVIITMSDLTDEFEGSSAYVIGVNDIMDTDTLERELKKYFDSLDA; this is encoded by the coding sequence ATGAGGCACAAGAAGGCTCTGGTGATGTGCCGCACCGGCATGGGCAGCTCGATGATGCTCAAGATCGCCACCGAGGGCGTGATCGAGAAGAACGGCTGGCCGATGGACGTCGAGCACGACGCACTGAGCGGCTACATGGGTCAGACGAACGTGGACGTGATCATCACGATGTCCGACCTGACCGACGAGTTCGAGGGGAGCTCCGCCTACGTCATCGGCGTCAACGACATCATGGACACCGACACGCTGGAGCGCGAGCTCAAGAAGTACTTCGACTCTCTGGACGCCTAG
- a CDS encoding PTS ascorbate transporter subunit IIC, which produces MAVLEFIVYDLLSQAGILIGLLAFIGLVLQKKPADKVISGTIKTIVGFLIFGIGSTAAQGALTGLQTLFSEAFGLQGVTPISEAITAQAQTVFPTVIAWIMIGGFACNLIVARLTPFKYVFLTGGHSLFLSALLAIMLKALGLDDVPAIIIGSIIHGVAAAVYPAIAQKSMNAVTGSDNIAIGHYCTLAYALSGWLGSKVGKPEESTEEIELPGWLGIFRDYIVSVTLSIGVIFYIAAIVAGQGAVEAISGGQHWLIYPLMQTLTFAGGLYVIVTGVRLFLGELVPAFVGLSKKLIPGVKPALDCPVVFPYAPTAVILGFISAYAAGLICMVVMAALHTTVIIPVAIPYFFIGATAGVFGNARGGWKGCIVGAFVTGILIAVGPAIIYPIMESVGLSGTSFPETDFNLIGIVFNFIGTALGKW; this is translated from the coding sequence ATGGCAGTGCTTGAGTTTATCGTCTACGACCTGCTGAGCCAGGCGGGCATCCTCATCGGTCTGCTGGCGTTCATCGGCCTGGTCCTCCAGAAGAAGCCTGCGGACAAGGTCATCTCCGGAACCATCAAGACCATCGTGGGCTTCCTGATCTTTGGCATCGGCTCCACCGCCGCCCAGGGCGCCCTCACCGGCCTGCAGACCCTGTTCTCCGAGGCCTTCGGCCTCCAGGGCGTGACGCCCATCTCTGAGGCGATTACCGCGCAGGCGCAGACCGTCTTCCCCACGGTCATCGCCTGGATCATGATCGGCGGCTTCGCGTGCAACCTGATCGTCGCGCGCCTCACGCCGTTCAAGTACGTCTTCCTGACGGGCGGCCACAGCCTGTTCCTCTCGGCGCTGCTCGCCATCATGCTCAAGGCGCTCGGCCTGGACGACGTGCCCGCCATCATCATCGGCTCGATCATCCACGGCGTCGCCGCGGCGGTCTACCCCGCGATCGCGCAGAAGTCCATGAACGCCGTCACCGGCAGCGACAACATCGCCATCGGCCACTACTGCACCCTCGCCTACGCCCTCTCCGGCTGGCTGGGCAGCAAGGTCGGCAAGCCCGAGGAGAGCACCGAGGAGATCGAGCTTCCCGGCTGGCTCGGCATCTTCCGCGACTACATCGTCTCGGTCACCCTCTCCATCGGCGTGATCTTCTACATCGCCGCGATCGTGGCCGGCCAGGGCGCCGTCGAGGCCATCTCCGGCGGCCAGCACTGGCTCATCTACCCGCTCATGCAGACGCTGACCTTCGCCGGCGGCCTCTACGTGATCGTGACCGGCGTGCGCCTGTTCCTCGGCGAGCTCGTTCCCGCCTTCGTGGGCCTCTCCAAGAAGCTCATCCCCGGTGTCAAGCCCGCCCTGGACTGCCCCGTCGTCTTCCCGTACGCCCCGACCGCCGTCATCCTCGGCTTCATCTCCGCCTACGCCGCCGGCCTGATCTGCATGGTCGTCATGGCCGCCCTGCACACGACCGTCATCATCCCCGTCGCCATCCCGTACTTCTTCATCGGCGCGACGGCCGGCGTCTTTGGCAACGCGCGCGGCGGCTGGAAGGGCTGCATCGTGGGCGCGTTCGTGACCGGCATCCTCATCGCCGTCGGCCCCGCCATCATCTACCCGATCATGGAGTCGGTGGGCCTGTCCGGCACCTCCTTCCCCGAGACGGACTTCAACCTCATCGGCATCGTCTTCAACTTCATCGGCACGGCCCTCGGCAAGTGGTAG
- a CDS encoding transketolase, with translation MADIKQLEAVCLRNRRRIVDMVHAAGVGHVGGSLSVIDVLTAIYETDVDLSESPRARVVLSKGHVTPALYAELTEKGVVSEEEYPTFRQVNSRLQGHPYEPDIPEVDATTGLLGQGFSIAVGMALAKRTMGDDHLVYAICGDGEAQEGQIWEALMCAAHYGLDRLVFVVDNNGLSSHGPVNESINLEPLADKLAAFGLRVIEIDGHDMSQIVAALEEAHVACGAPTAIISHTVKGKGVSFMENNPAWHSKGLSDEEYEIALRDLGAKGGE, from the coding sequence ATGGCTGACATCAAGCAGCTGGAGGCCGTCTGCCTGCGCAATCGTCGGCGCATCGTCGACATGGTCCACGCCGCCGGCGTGGGCCACGTCGGCGGGTCCCTCTCCGTCATCGACGTGCTCACCGCGATCTACGAGACCGACGTCGACCTCTCCGAGAGCCCGCGCGCACGCGTCGTGCTCTCGAAGGGGCACGTGACCCCCGCCCTCTACGCGGAGCTCACCGAGAAGGGCGTGGTGAGCGAGGAGGAGTACCCGACGTTCCGGCAGGTGAACTCGCGCCTTCAGGGCCACCCCTACGAGCCCGACATCCCGGAGGTGGACGCGACGACCGGTCTTCTCGGCCAGGGCTTCTCCATCGCGGTGGGCATGGCGCTCGCCAAGCGGACGATGGGCGACGACCACCTCGTCTACGCGATCTGCGGAGACGGGGAGGCGCAGGAGGGCCAGATCTGGGAGGCGCTCATGTGCGCCGCGCACTACGGCCTGGACCGCCTGGTCTTCGTGGTGGACAACAACGGCCTCTCCTCGCACGGCCCGGTGAACGAGAGCATCAACCTGGAGCCCCTCGCCGACAAGCTGGCCGCCTTCGGGCTGCGCGTCATAGAGATCGACGGGCACGACATGTCGCAGATCGTCGCGGCCCTCGAGGAGGCGCACGTCGCGTGCGGCGCCCCGACCGCGATAATCTCCCACACCGTGAAGGGCAAGGGCGTGAGCTTCATGGAGAACAACCCCGCCTGGCACTCCAAGGGCCTGAGCGACGAGGAGTACGAGATCGCCCTGCGCGACCTCGGTGCGAAGGGGGGCGAGTAG
- a CDS encoding transketolase family protein, translated as MDTSYDLISLRTLVGDALNEAFETHPNIFVIDSDLAGSTTSDRFQERHPEHFVETGIAEQNAMSIATGIAKEGGIPFYVNFAIFATGTVWTQLRQACYPGANVKVLATHPGMDGGFDGATHHANEDLALTRVLPGLQVLVPANPDELREAVMYAAEHEGPVYIRCSRDVVPDLPSAAPLEVGRAVVDADEGDDFAIVYEGTSGDLARRSFAAAEERGARGVLVNVRSVKPLDVELIRSLAGRVRRIVTIENHSVIGGLGGAVAETLAEMGEHAPLARVGVEDVFTESGPSDRVKEKYGLCVENVLDKLGL; from the coding sequence ATGGACACCAGCTATGACCTCATCTCGCTGCGCACGCTCGTCGGCGACGCGCTCAACGAGGCGTTCGAGACCCACCCCAACATCTTCGTGATCGACTCCGACCTCGCAGGGTCGACGACCTCAGACAGGTTCCAGGAGCGACACCCGGAGCACTTCGTGGAGACGGGCATCGCGGAGCAGAACGCCATGAGCATCGCCACCGGCATCGCCAAGGAGGGCGGGATCCCGTTCTACGTGAACTTCGCCATCTTTGCCACGGGCACGGTGTGGACGCAGCTCCGGCAGGCGTGCTACCCGGGCGCCAACGTCAAGGTCCTGGCCACGCATCCCGGCATGGACGGGGGGTTCGACGGCGCGACCCACCACGCGAACGAGGACCTCGCCCTGACGCGCGTGCTCCCCGGGCTCCAGGTGCTCGTCCCGGCCAACCCCGACGAGCTCAGGGAGGCCGTGATGTACGCCGCCGAACACGAGGGGCCGGTCTACATCCGCTGCTCGCGCGACGTGGTGCCCGACCTGCCCTCGGCTGCGCCGCTCGAGGTCGGCCGCGCCGTGGTCGACGCCGACGAGGGGGACGACTTCGCGATCGTCTACGAGGGGACGTCGGGCGACCTCGCCCGGCGGAGCTTCGCGGCGGCGGAGGAGCGCGGCGCCCGCGGCGTGCTCGTGAACGTCCGGTCCGTCAAGCCCCTCGACGTTGAGCTCATTCGCTCGCTCGCGGGTCGCGTGCGCCGAATCGTCACGATCGAGAACCACTCCGTCATCGGCGGTCTGGGAGGAGCCGTCGCCGAGACGCTCGCCGAGATGGGCGAGCACGCCCCCCTGGCGAGGGTGGGCGTGGAGGACGTCTTCACCGAGTCGGGACCGTCCGACAGGGTCAAGGAGAAGTACGGGCTCTGCGTGGAGAACGTCCTGGACAAGCTCGGACTCTGA
- a CDS encoding MurT ligase domain-containing protein has translation MRARTRVARLAGTLAHWGTVHLARRGGGNVPGAVALRVDPALVGELSDGLAPRVVVTGTNGKTTTTGLLADALGAGGREVVCNRAGNNMESGIATALVMAGAGGRGADGRAGCFECDELYTVRVLPAARPDALVLLNLFRDQLDRYGEIDHTQDVIAEALRRSPGTSLVFNADDPLCAAIADRVGNAALAFGIDEPTDLESDRISDSRFCARCNTGLAYEYVHYGQLGAYRCPSCGWHRPELAFAAVNVRLTCGGFEFDVEDRRDAAPVRHHVRTRYSGLYMVYNVMAALAGLLVAGGDVARFQEVLDAYEPASGRGKVFALDGGRSVVSNLAKNPTGFNRMVQQVRAADGRYLALFLNDNDADGHDVSWIWDVDLERLRDLSDLRLVCVGGTRREDMAVRVKYAELGAPIELVDDVGGGVALLPGGERLHVIANYTAFPPVVADLERLQGLPKGSGPNEQTARNRPGAARPRREAPASVGLDRPLRIVHLYPDALNLYGDGGNIASLAKRCAWRGIPVRVDQVLMGQGLDLSDADVVLLGGGADRDQLAVCRELRAQREQLAAYVADGGVLLAICGGYQLLGHAYMMGDERVEGLHILDLETVAGSTRLIGNVAVDSPVSDVPVVGFENHAGRTLLGADERPLGRALVPGTGNNGEDGGEGVLHDNVIGTYLHGPVLPKNPGVTDWLISRALARRGVAVELSPLDDALETAAHDVALRIATRR, from the coding sequence ATGAGGGCACGCACGAGGGTCGCCCGCCTTGCCGGGACGCTGGCGCACTGGGGCACCGTCCACCTGGCGCGCCGCGGCGGGGGCAACGTCCCGGGGGCCGTGGCGCTGCGGGTTGACCCCGCGCTGGTCGGCGAGCTCTCGGACGGGCTGGCGCCGCGCGTGGTGGTCACCGGGACCAACGGCAAGACGACCACCACCGGGCTTCTCGCCGACGCGCTAGGCGCGGGCGGGCGGGAGGTCGTGTGCAACCGGGCCGGCAACAACATGGAGTCCGGCATCGCCACGGCCCTGGTCATGGCGGGAGCGGGCGGGCGAGGCGCCGACGGGCGCGCGGGGTGCTTCGAGTGCGACGAGCTCTACACCGTGCGCGTGCTCCCCGCGGCGAGGCCGGACGCGCTCGTTCTTCTCAACCTGTTTCGCGACCAGCTCGACCGCTACGGGGAGATCGACCACACCCAGGACGTGATCGCCGAGGCGCTGCGACGCTCGCCGGGGACGTCGCTCGTCTTCAACGCGGACGACCCGCTGTGCGCCGCGATCGCGGACCGCGTGGGCAACGCCGCGCTGGCGTTCGGCATCGACGAGCCCACCGACCTCGAGTCCGACCGCATCTCGGACAGCCGCTTCTGCGCTCGCTGCAACACGGGGCTGGCGTACGAGTACGTACACTACGGGCAGCTCGGCGCGTATCGCTGCCCGTCGTGCGGATGGCACCGGCCAGAGCTGGCGTTTGCGGCCGTCAACGTACGTCTGACCTGCGGCGGGTTTGAGTTCGACGTAGAGGATCGCCGCGACGCCGCACCGGTGCGCCACCATGTGCGCACGCGCTACAGCGGCCTCTACATGGTCTACAACGTCATGGCGGCGCTCGCGGGGCTCCTCGTCGCAGGCGGGGACGTCGCGCGCTTCCAGGAGGTGCTCGACGCCTACGAGCCCGCGAGCGGCAGGGGAAAGGTCTTCGCGCTCGACGGCGGCCGCTCGGTCGTGTCCAACCTCGCGAAGAACCCGACGGGGTTCAACCGCATGGTCCAGCAGGTGCGGGCCGCGGACGGTCGCTACCTCGCGCTCTTCCTGAACGACAACGACGCCGACGGACACGACGTCTCGTGGATCTGGGACGTCGACCTCGAGCGTCTGCGCGACCTCTCCGACCTGCGCCTCGTTTGCGTGGGCGGCACGCGCCGCGAGGACATGGCCGTGCGCGTGAAGTACGCCGAGCTCGGGGCTCCCATTGAGCTCGTTGACGACGTCGGGGGGGGCGTCGCCCTCCTGCCCGGGGGCGAGAGGCTCCACGTGATCGCCAACTACACGGCGTTCCCGCCCGTCGTGGCCGACCTCGAGCGCCTGCAGGGCCTGCCAAAGGGGTCGGGTCCAAACGAGCAGACTGCTCGGAACAGGCCGGGCGCGGCGAGGCCTCGGCGCGAGGCGCCCGCCTCCGTCGGGCTCGACCGTCCCCTGCGCATCGTGCACCTCTACCCCGACGCGCTCAACCTCTACGGCGACGGCGGCAACATCGCCTCGCTCGCCAAGCGGTGCGCGTGGCGAGGCATCCCCGTTCGAGTCGACCAGGTCCTCATGGGCCAGGGACTCGACCTCTCCGACGCCGACGTCGTGCTCCTCGGCGGGGGCGCCGACCGCGACCAGCTGGCGGTCTGCCGCGAGCTGCGGGCGCAGCGCGAGCAGCTCGCCGCCTACGTGGCCGACGGCGGGGTCCTCCTCGCCATCTGCGGCGGCTACCAGCTGCTGGGACATGCCTACATGATGGGCGACGAGCGGGTCGAGGGCCTGCACATCCTCGACCTGGAAACCGTGGCGGGCAGCACGCGACTGATCGGAAACGTCGCCGTCGACTCCCCCGTGTCCGACGTCCCCGTCGTCGGCTTTGAGAACCACGCCGGGAGGACCCTCCTCGGCGCGGACGAGAGGCCCCTCGGGCGCGCGCTCGTCCCCGGCACCGGCAACAACGGCGAGGACGGCGGCGAGGGCGTCCTGCATGACAACGTCATCGGCACGTATCTGCACGGCCCGGTCCTGCCCAAGAACCCCGGGGTCACCGACTGGCTGATCTCCCGGGCGCTCGCGCGCCGCGGGGTCGCGGTCGAGCTGTCCCCGCTGGACGACGCGTTGGAGACGGCCGCCCACGACGTGGCGCTGCGCATCGCCACCCGCCGATAG
- a CDS encoding QueT transporter family protein, with amino-acid sequence MVAALYAALTLVSLLFLGSLAWGPVQFRVSEAVCVLALLTSDAVPGLALGCVIANLANIVLSGTGMLGMLDVVFGSLATALGAWFTWRNRRRPTLALLGPVIANAVIVPAYLPLMLQGIGFYTIPFTTIALDGAYPAMYAFGLLATGAGEAVVMYALGMPLYRALLRTPVARSLGADDPAERRPRPAPAQRG; translated from the coding sequence ATGGTCGCCGCCCTCTACGCGGCCCTCACCCTCGTGTCGCTGCTCTTCCTCGGCAGCCTCGCCTGGGGTCCCGTACAGTTTCGCGTGTCGGAGGCCGTCTGCGTCCTGGCGCTGCTCACCTCGGACGCGGTGCCCGGCCTGGCGCTGGGGTGCGTGATCGCCAACCTCGCCAACATCGTGCTCTCCGGCACCGGCATGCTCGGGATGCTCGACGTCGTCTTCGGCAGCCTGGCAACGGCGCTCGGCGCCTGGTTCACCTGGCGCAACCGCCGTCGCCCCACGCTCGCCCTTCTCGGCCCGGTCATCGCCAACGCGGTCATCGTCCCGGCGTACCTGCCGCTCATGCTGCAGGGCATCGGCTTCTACACCATCCCGTTCACCACCATCGCCCTCGACGGCGCCTACCCGGCGATGTACGCCTTCGGCCTGCTCGCCACCGGCGCGGGCGAGGCCGTGGTCATGTACGCGCTGGGCATGCCCCTCTATCGGGCGCTGCTGCGCACCCCGGTTGCCCGCAGCCTCGGCGCGGACGACCCGGCCGAGAGGCGCCCCCGTCCCGCGCCCGCTCAGAGGGGCTAG
- a CDS encoding sensor histidine kinase gives MASRSRLSGWVAGAVLVACAVVLSVALVRSVSDGLMAAAMLVGCGFAAVIVLGGAVSLSPDDTRSEATERTLRVATGTLAHLHGGLTEENARAICALLLPETSAVGIAITDVTRVLALEGPVRTPFVPGTPNAKPTLEVLESRRMETFVSVDQESQDVRHFSIGRRRDGHLFGVIVPLLVQERAIGTIKFYYRRDLDIDRTQLAIAEGLGSLLSTQLSSYELDRQAELTARAEVKALQAQINPHFLFNTLNTIASFTRTNPTKARDLLREFSTFYRRTLESSEKTLISLSQELEQTRRYLKIEKARFGEDRIVETEHVEGGCGELPVPSFLVQPIVENAVRHAMRDEGALNIDIQVATDGDDILIAVVDDGLGMDKAVADRLLAAATEPRAPSAPDQGTGMALRNVADRLERFFGVGSGVEIVSKPGEGTCVTLRLAGGRRRLVALRHEGE, from the coding sequence ATGGCGTCGCGCAGCCGGCTCTCGGGATGGGTCGCGGGGGCGGTGCTCGTCGCATGCGCCGTCGTGCTCTCGGTGGCCCTGGTCAGAAGCGTGAGCGACGGTCTGATGGCGGCGGCCATGCTGGTGGGCTGCGGCTTCGCCGCGGTGATCGTCCTCGGTGGCGCGGTGAGCCTCTCGCCCGATGACACGCGCTCCGAGGCGACCGAGCGCACGCTGCGCGTGGCAACGGGGACGCTCGCCCACCTCCACGGCGGCCTCACCGAGGAGAACGCCCGCGCGATCTGCGCGCTGCTGCTCCCCGAGACGAGCGCCGTCGGCATTGCGATCACCGACGTCACCAGGGTTCTCGCGCTCGAGGGCCCGGTCCGCACGCCCTTCGTCCCGGGCACGCCCAACGCCAAGCCCACCCTCGAGGTGCTCGAGAGCAGGCGTATGGAGACGTTCGTCTCGGTCGACCAGGAGAGCCAGGACGTGCGGCACTTCTCGATCGGGCGCCGCCGCGACGGCCACCTCTTCGGCGTGATCGTGCCCCTGCTCGTCCAGGAGCGCGCGATCGGAACGATCAAGTTCTACTACCGTCGCGACCTCGACATCGACCGGACCCAGCTCGCCATCGCCGAGGGCCTGGGGTCGCTCCTCTCCACGCAGCTCTCCTCCTACGAGCTGGACCGTCAGGCCGAGCTCACCGCCCGTGCGGAGGTCAAGGCCCTCCAGGCGCAGATCAACCCGCACTTCCTCTTCAACACGCTCAACACGATTGCGTCGTTCACGCGCACCAACCCCACCAAGGCGCGCGACCTGCTCCGTGAGTTCTCGACGTTCTATCGCCGCACCCTGGAGAGCTCGGAGAAGACGCTCATCTCGCTGTCGCAGGAGCTCGAGCAGACGCGCCGCTACCTCAAGATAGAGAAGGCCCGCTTCGGCGAGGACCGCATCGTGGAGACCGAGCACGTCGAGGGGGGCTGCGGCGAGCTGCCGGTGCCGTCGTTCCTGGTCCAGCCCATCGTGGAGAACGCCGTGCGCCATGCCATGCGCGACGAGGGCGCCCTCAACATTGACATACAGGTCGCGACCGACGGTGATGATATTCTTATAGCCGTGGTCGACGACGGCCTCGGCATGGACAAGGCGGTCGCCGACCGGCTGCTCGCCGCGGCGACGGAGCCGCGCGCGCCCTCCGCCCCCGACCAGGGGACGGGCATGGCGCTGCGCAACGTCGCGGACCGCCTCGAGCGCTTCTTCGGCGTCGGGTCCGGCGTGGAGATCGTCTCGAAGCCGGGCGAGGGCACGTGCGTCACCCTGAGGCTCGCGGGTGGCAGGAGGAGGCTCGTGGCGCTCCGGCACGAGGGCGAGTAA
- a CDS encoding LytTR family DNA-binding domain-containing protein has product MRAMIVDDEAPARSELHYLLDETGRIESVTEASSAREAVEKLMEAKADVMFLDIQMPKTSGMQLAEALHKLKNPPAVVFVTAYSEYALEAFEVDAIDYLMKPVDPERLNQALDKVQARSKPQAQSHSSVERIPVVKSGRKVLVPIDQIRYIEAKDDYSCIYTDTDRFLSTISLAKLEQKLAPHGFFRVHRGYIVNLEYVEDVEVISSGILQLGVNGIEGKKISVSRRRVVALKRALGL; this is encoded by the coding sequence ATGCGCGCGATGATTGTTGACGACGAGGCGCCCGCCCGCTCCGAGCTGCACTACCTGCTCGACGAGACGGGGAGGATCGAGTCGGTCACGGAGGCATCCAGCGCCCGCGAGGCCGTCGAGAAGCTGATGGAGGCCAAGGCCGACGTCATGTTCCTCGACATCCAGATGCCCAAGACGTCCGGCATGCAGCTCGCCGAGGCGCTCCACAAGCTCAAGAACCCGCCCGCGGTCGTCTTCGTCACCGCCTACAGCGAGTACGCGCTCGAGGCGTTCGAGGTCGACGCGATCGACTACCTCATGAAGCCCGTCGACCCCGAGCGCCTCAACCAGGCCCTCGACAAGGTGCAGGCGCGCTCCAAGCCCCAGGCCCAGAGCCACTCCTCCGTTGAGCGCATCCCCGTCGTCAAGAGCGGCCGCAAGGTGCTCGTCCCGATCGACCAGATCCGCTACATCGAGGCCAAGGACGACTACTCCTGCATCTACACCGACACCGACCGCTTCCTCTCCACGATCTCGCTTGCCAAGCTCGAGCAGAAGCTCGCCCCGCACGGCTTCTTCCGCGTGCACCGCGGCTACATCGTGAACCTCGAGTACGTCGAGGACGTCGAGGTCATCTCCTCCGGCATCCTCCAGCTCGGCGTCAACGGCATCGAGGGCAAGAAGATCTCGGTCTCTCGTCGCCGCGTCGTCGCGCTCAAGCGCGCGCTCGGCCTCTAG
- a CDS encoding YfcE family phosphodiesterase produces the protein MAARRFDIISDTHGFLSPELLSELAGADVIVHAGDICSASDLRTLEAVAPVRLALGNNDWAYDYGPQVRERVVFLGGGLKWQVTHYRRRLNLQMCDVAVFGHTHTPVLERDEWTGTLVMNPGSPTYPRRSKPSMGRIYVEDGKVVDAQIIALG, from the coding sequence GTGGCCGCACGGCGCTTCGACATCATCTCCGACACGCACGGGTTCCTGTCGCCCGAGCTGCTCTCCGAGCTGGCCGGCGCCGACGTCATCGTGCATGCGGGGGACATCTGCTCCGCCTCCGACCTCCGCACGCTGGAGGCCGTCGCCCCGGTGAGGCTGGCCCTCGGCAACAACGACTGGGCCTACGACTACGGCCCCCAGGTGAGGGAGCGCGTCGTGTTTCTCGGCGGTGGGCTCAAGTGGCAGGTCACGCACTACCGGCGTCGTCTCAACCTGCAGATGTGCGACGTCGCGGTCTTTGGGCACACGCACACGCCCGTCCTCGAGCGCGACGAGTGGACGGGAACGCTGGTCATGAACCCCGGCAGCCCCACCTACCCGCGACGCTCCAAGCCCTCGATGGGCCGCATCTACGTGGAGGACGGTAAGGTCGTCGACGCGCAGATCATCGCGCTGGGGTAG